In a single window of the Syntrophorhabdaceae bacterium genome:
- a CDS encoding adenylosuccinate synthase, giving the protein MKRETMPNVGVVGVQWGDEGKGKIIDMLSGYADVIVRFQGGANAGHTIVVGDKTVILHLLPSGVLHDKKYCIIGNGVVLDPEVFEKEIKELKSIGYLKDDRRLMLSSLTHLIMPYHKKLDALKEEKGTKKIGTTGRGIGPAYEDKVSRLGIRVIDLLDKKVFAEKVKQNLELKNFVIKKYYKDEPFKAREIINNYSQYRKTLKKYAADTVGFLHKKIEQGQNILFEGAQGTYLDIDHGTYPYVTSSNTVSGNIASGSGAPPTSIDYVLGICKAYTTRVGEGPFPTELNDDVGQKMREVGGEYGATTGRPRRCGWFDAVIVKRAMKLNGIKGLSIMKLDVLDAFDTIKICTSYKIGRKSYDTPPQSITDYERIVPEYEEMEGWNTPITHITRYEDLPLNARRYLKRLEELLEVRIDIISVGPDRQSTIVLHNPFLP; this is encoded by the coding sequence GTGAAAAGGGAGACTATGCCGAACGTGGGAGTAGTGGGTGTTCAATGGGGCGACGAGGGGAAAGGAAAGATTATCGACATGCTCAGCGGTTACGCAGACGTGATCGTCCGTTTTCAGGGCGGCGCCAATGCGGGACATACGATCGTAGTGGGCGACAAGACGGTCATCCTCCATCTCCTCCCTTCGGGAGTGCTCCATGACAAAAAATATTGCATCATAGGCAATGGCGTGGTCCTCGACCCCGAGGTGTTCGAAAAAGAGATCAAGGAGCTGAAAAGTATAGGCTACCTGAAGGATGACAGGCGACTGATGCTGAGCTCCCTTACCCATCTCATCATGCCGTACCATAAAAAACTCGATGCCCTTAAAGAGGAAAAGGGGACAAAAAAGATCGGTACCACAGGCAGGGGAATCGGTCCTGCCTATGAAGATAAAGTGAGCAGGCTCGGGATAAGGGTAATAGATCTCCTGGACAAGAAGGTGTTCGCCGAAAAAGTGAAACAGAACCTGGAGCTCAAGAATTTCGTGATAAAGAAGTATTATAAAGACGAGCCTTTCAAGGCGAGAGAGATTATAAACAATTACAGCCAGTATAGAAAAACATTGAAAAAATATGCTGCCGACACCGTAGGGTTCCTTCATAAAAAGATCGAACAGGGACAGAATATCCTTTTCGAGGGGGCCCAGGGTACGTACCTCGATATCGATCATGGAACCTACCCCTACGTGACTTCTTCAAATACCGTATCGGGAAATATTGCTTCGGGATCCGGGGCGCCGCCCACTTCCATCGATTATGTACTTGGGATCTGCAAAGCCTACACGACGAGGGTAGGCGAAGGGCCGTTTCCCACGGAGCTTAATGATGATGTGGGTCAGAAGATGCGAGAGGTGGGAGGGGAATACGGAGCCACGACCGGCAGGCCGAGAAGATGCGGCTGGTTTGATGCGGTTATCGTGAAAAGGGCCATGAAACTGAACGGGATAAAGGGCTTGTCCATCATGAAACTGGATGTACTCGATGCGTTTGATACGATCAAGATATGCACGAGCTACAAGATCGGTCGCAAATCATACGACACTCCGCCTCAGAGCATCACAGACTATGAGAGGATCGTGCCCGAATACGAAGAGATGGAGGGCTGGAATACGCCGATCACCCATATCACGCGCTATGAAGATCTTCCTCTGAACGCAAGAAGATACCTCAAAAGGCTCGAGGAGCTTCTTGAGGTAAGAATAGACATTATCTCTGTGGGTCCGGATCGGCAAAGCACAATCGTGTTACACAATCCTTTCCTCCCCTGA
- a CDS encoding cache domain-containing protein, producing MKRIGFIVAAVVMVVFGFVCMSQASSVEDAKAMAEKAAAFWKANGKDKAIAEFNNSKGQFVKGDLYIVAHDFRGMVLAHGVNATLVGKNLYEQKDPNGGRYFVKEEIEIAKTKGSGWITYSWANPATKSMQAKKSWVQRIQGEDAFVLCGVFQ from the coding sequence ATGAAGAGGATTGGTTTTATCGTAGCAGCAGTGGTTATGGTAGTGTTCGGTTTTGTATGTATGAGTCAAGCTTCATCGGTTGAGGATGCGAAAGCCATGGCGGAAAAAGCCGCGGCGTTCTGGAAAGCCAACGGCAAGGACAAGGCGATCGCGGAGTTTAATAACTCCAAAGGTCAGTTCGTGAAAGGCGATCTTTATATCGTCGCCCATGACTTTCGTGGCATGGTCCTCGCTCACGGTGTAAATGCAACGCTCGTAGGGAAGAACCTTTACGAACAGAAGGACCCGAACGGCGGCAGGTATTTCGTGAAAGAAGAGATCGAAATTGCAAAAACCAAGGGCAGCGGCTGGATTACTTATAGCTGGGCAAATCCCGCGACCAAGAGTATGCAGGCGAAAAAATCGTGGGTCCAGAGAATCCAGGGCGAAGACGCATTCGTGCTGTGCGGAGTCTTCCAATAA
- a CDS encoding FAD/NAD(P)-binding protein: MAENNNPYLPELVTITNIIEETPNIKSFQVVFKDPERMKSFKFEPGQVGQLSVFGVGESTFVINSPPTRMDYLQFSVMKAGEVTAALHDLYPGDQMGLRAPLGNWFPYNEMKGKNILFIGGGIGLAPLRTLILYMLDNRADYKDITIIYGSRTPPDLCYKEDLKEWESRGDVNLILTVDAEFPGWDKRVGFVPTVLNEVAPSPENTIAITCGPPIMIKFVLQNLAKLNFSEENIVTTLEARMKCGIGICGRCNLGSKYICKDGPVFNLAQLKDLPGAL, translated from the coding sequence ATGGCCGAAAATAATAACCCTTACCTGCCTGAACTGGTTACTATCACCAATATCATAGAAGAGACACCAAACATCAAGTCTTTTCAGGTCGTATTCAAGGACCCTGAAAGAATGAAAAGTTTCAAGTTCGAACCGGGGCAGGTTGGTCAGCTTTCCGTGTTCGGCGTGGGGGAATCTACCTTCGTCATCAATTCCCCTCCTACGAGAATGGACTACCTCCAGTTCAGTGTAATGAAGGCGGGAGAGGTTACGGCCGCCCTCCACGATCTCTATCCAGGCGACCAGATGGGCCTTCGCGCCCCCTTGGGCAACTGGTTTCCTTACAATGAGATGAAGGGAAAGAATATCCTCTTCATCGGTGGCGGTATTGGCCTCGCGCCTCTTCGGACCCTCATCCTCTATATGCTCGACAACAGGGCCGATTACAAAGATATCACCATAATCTACGGATCAAGGACGCCTCCCGATCTCTGCTATAAAGAGGACCTTAAGGAATGGGAGTCCCGCGGCGACGTAAACCTCATCCTCACCGTGGATGCCGAATTTCCGGGCTGGGACAAACGGGTAGGCTTTGTACCTACCGTTCTTAATGAAGTGGCCCCGTCGCCGGAGAATACCATAGCCATTACGTGCGGACCTCCGATCATGATCAAGTTCGTCCTCCAGAATCTGGCCAAACTTAATTTCAGCGAAGAGAATATCGTGACCACTCTCGAAGCCAGAATGAAGTGCGGTATCGGGATCTGCGGGCGATGCAACCTCGGGTCGAAATATATCTGTAAAGATGGCCCCGTCTTTAATTTGGCCCAGCTCAAGGACCTTCCGGGCGCCCTCTAG
- a CDS encoding 4Fe-4S dicluster domain-containing protein, with amino-acid sequence MADTAFIPKEKWEAFIEGLSAKALVYVPCIEGDTVMFRPFSKEKTLCFDRPANISPKGVIFPQSDTLFSFKFLKDPANPQKVDIELTENKTFPKVILIGSRPCDAKGFTVYDRPYTQTDTPDPYYKGRREQTTVVSLACQAPSAGCFCTSVEGSPADKEGSDALVTELEKGYFIEALTDKGKELLKEGGLQEGEAYRAQAEKAQAAVEAMVPKPFGKEGKVQVSKELFENDEFWEKELAKCLSCGACTYLCPTCYCFNITDEHHTEQGERVRSWDGCMYAHFTLEASGHNPRPAKFQRFKNRVGHKFLFYPEKYDGVLACCGCGRCVRYCPVSVDISEIVGKLQASAGNAAQSE; translated from the coding sequence ATGGCCGACACAGCATTTATCCCAAAAGAGAAGTGGGAGGCATTTATAGAAGGGTTGAGCGCCAAGGCGCTCGTCTATGTACCGTGCATCGAGGGCGATACGGTGATGTTCAGACCCTTCAGCAAAGAAAAGACGCTCTGCTTCGACAGACCTGCGAATATATCGCCCAAGGGGGTGATTTTCCCCCAGAGCGACACGCTGTTTTCCTTTAAGTTTCTGAAGGACCCTGCGAACCCGCAGAAGGTCGATATAGAGCTCACGGAAAACAAGACGTTCCCCAAGGTGATCCTTATCGGGTCCAGGCCCTGTGATGCGAAGGGTTTTACCGTCTACGACCGGCCCTATACGCAGACCGATACGCCCGACCCTTACTATAAGGGCAGGAGGGAACAGACTACCGTAGTCAGCCTGGCATGTCAGGCGCCATCGGCGGGTTGTTTCTGCACCTCCGTCGAGGGCAGCCCTGCCGATAAAGAAGGCTCTGACGCGTTGGTGACCGAACTCGAAAAGGGCTATTTCATCGAGGCCCTTACGGACAAGGGGAAAGAGCTCCTCAAGGAAGGGGGCCTGCAGGAAGGCGAGGCGTATCGCGCCCAGGCGGAAAAAGCCCAGGCCGCGGTTGAGGCCATGGTTCCGAAACCTTTCGGTAAGGAAGGCAAGGTTCAGGTGTCGAAGGAGCTTTTCGAGAATGATGAATTTTGGGAAAAAGAGCTTGCAAAGTGCCTGAGCTGCGGTGCCTGCACCTATCTTTGCCCCACATGTTATTGCTTCAATATTACCGACGAGCACCACACTGAACAGGGCGAGCGTGTGCGGAGCTGGGACGGATGCATGTACGCTCACTTCACCCTGGAAGCAAGCGGTCATAACCCGCGGCCGGCTAAGTTCCAGCGCTTCAAGAATAGGGTAGGGCATAAATTCCTTTTTTACCCTGAAAAGTATGACGGCGTACTCGCATGCTGCGGCTGCGGCAGATGCGTCAGGTATTGCCCCGTCTCGGTGGATATCAGCGAGATCGTCGGCAAGCTTCAAGCGAGCGCAGGCAATGCCGCGCAGTCAGAATAA
- a CDS encoding 4Fe-4S dicluster domain-containing protein, translating to MGPEKLKEVIKEALKDAEVVIAYKEGFDKLHSTPCFVTTPEEADAVIFDPRCVQNLASYLPSLKKKAAVVVKGCDSRTIVQYMQEALIDRGKVTVIGIPCTGIVSIKKVMAKTGHQPILDVTFPDKNTVVVKTPKGEQKMAMADVAADKCGSCLYPTPVVYDQLVGEPIESDKTYETAYKDVAELAAKSLEEKKAYWEKEFDRCIRCYACRNACPMCVCQDSCIAESRDPHWISQKSNPTEKFMFHMIHALHLAGRCVECGECERACPMGIPVNMLKRKINQDMKELYDYEPGVKPEDKPPMFTFSVEEKKIEEHKL from the coding sequence TTGGGTCCTGAGAAATTAAAGGAAGTCATTAAAGAAGCGTTAAAAGATGCGGAAGTGGTAATCGCGTACAAGGAGGGGTTCGATAAGCTCCATTCCACGCCCTGCTTCGTCACCACACCAGAGGAAGCCGATGCCGTCATCTTCGATCCCCGTTGCGTGCAGAACCTCGCGAGCTATCTCCCTTCACTCAAAAAGAAGGCGGCCGTGGTCGTGAAAGGCTGCGACAGCAGGACGATTGTCCAATATATGCAGGAAGCCTTGATCGACAGAGGGAAAGTCACTGTCATAGGCATTCCCTGTACGGGCATAGTGAGCATAAAGAAGGTGATGGCAAAGACAGGTCATCAGCCTATCCTCGATGTCACATTTCCCGATAAGAACACGGTAGTGGTAAAGACGCCGAAGGGAGAGCAAAAGATGGCGATGGCAGATGTCGCGGCCGACAAGTGCGGCTCCTGTCTTTATCCGACTCCCGTTGTATACGATCAACTCGTGGGCGAACCGATCGAATCGGATAAGACTTACGAAACCGCATATAAGGACGTGGCCGAGCTGGCGGCAAAATCCCTGGAAGAGAAGAAAGCCTATTGGGAAAAGGAATTCGACCGGTGCATCCGCTGTTACGCATGCAGAAATGCATGCCCTATGTGCGTCTGCCAGGACAGCTGTATTGCCGAGAGCCGCGACCCTCACTGGATCAGCCAGAAATCGAACCCTACCGAAAAATTCATGTTCCACATGATCCATGCCCTTCATCTCGCCGGCAGATGCGTGGAATGCGGTGAGTGCGAGCGGGCCTGCCCCATGGGCATTCCGGTTAATATGCTGAAACGAAAGATCAATCAGGACATGAAAGAGCTTTATGATTATGAGCCGGGCGTGAAACCGGAGGATAAGCCTCCGATGTTTACATTCAGTGTTGAAGAAAAGAAGATAGAGGAGCACAAACTCTAA
- a CDS encoding hydrogenase iron-sulfur subunit — translation MSEIAPKELRIVGFLCNWCSYGGADTAGVSRFRQPTDLRVIRVPCSGRVDPLFIVKSLLNGADGVLVSGCHPRDCHYTDGNFYARRRLEMLKRLLPFLGIDEKRFHYTWISASEGARWQKTVTDFTTQVHKLGPLHSTTEAQIGS, via the coding sequence ATGTCAGAAATAGCCCCTAAGGAGCTGAGAATTGTAGGTTTTCTCTGTAACTGGTGCTCGTACGGCGGCGCGGATACCGCCGGCGTGAGCCGTTTCAGACAGCCTACCGATTTAAGAGTAATCAGGGTCCCATGTTCGGGTCGGGTTGATCCGCTGTTCATCGTGAAGTCCCTTCTTAACGGGGCCGATGGGGTCCTCGTATCGGGGTGCCACCCGAGGGACTGCCACTATACGGACGGCAATTTCTACGCAAGGCGCAGACTTGAGATGTTGAAACGGCTTCTCCCCTTTTTGGGGATTGATGAGAAACGATTCCATTACACCTGGATATCGGCTTCCGAAGGGGCTCGCTGGCAGAAGACGGTAACGGATTTTACCACTCAAGTCCACAAGCTGGGCCCTTTACATTCAACCACGGAGGCACAAATTGGGTCCTGA
- a CDS encoding CoB--CoM heterodisulfide reductase iron-sulfur subunit A family protein, with product MRVGVFICHCGSNIAGTIDVARVAAEMRKVPGVAFATNYMYTCSEPGQEEIKQAIKREGLNRIVVAACSPRMHELTFRRTIEKAGLNRYFLEMANIREHISWVGLDKEANTNKAIDVVKMAAAKVMQDKPLFSQSFKVNKRVLVIGGGVAGMQSALDCADGGLDVLLVEKSPSVGGMMSRLDKTFPTIDCSICILGPKMVDVAQHDKITLHAYSEIDDIKGYVGNYQIKIRKKATYVDWTKCTGCGLCMEKCPSKNSYDHFNFGVAPTRAINIPFPQAIPKKAKIDPEYCRQFVKGKCGVCAKVCPTGAINYEMQDEIITEDVGAIVVASGYGLMDVAKLPEYGGGRYPDVITGIQYERLLNASGPTEGHILRPSDKTEPKTIVFVSCAGSRDKSCGVPYCSNFCCMYIAKQAILTKDHIPDSQSFVFYMDIRSPGKGYDEFTRRAQEDYGAKYVRGRVSRIYPKGKKMVVMGADTLLGTKVEVEADLVVLANAVTAAPGAAQLAEKLHISYDTFGFYVESHPKLRPVETNTAGVYLAGAAQGPKDIPASVGQGSAAAAKVLALFSKDMLESDPAVAKVNENTCVGCLKCKMTCPFGAVKEKELRGGKIVANVIETVCAGCGVCTSTCPCGAIQLSHFTDNQLLAEVNTLCQK from the coding sequence ATGCGGGTTGGCGTATTCATTTGTCATTGCGGGAGTAATATTGCCGGAACCATCGACGTTGCACGGGTTGCGGCAGAGATGAGGAAAGTGCCGGGCGTGGCGTTTGCCACCAACTATATGTATACCTGCTCTGAGCCCGGTCAGGAAGAGATTAAGCAGGCAATCAAAAGGGAGGGACTCAACCGGATCGTCGTAGCCGCATGTTCTCCCAGAATGCACGAGCTTACCTTCAGAAGGACCATCGAAAAGGCCGGTCTTAACCGCTATTTCCTTGAAATGGCTAATATCAGGGAGCACATCTCCTGGGTCGGCCTGGACAAGGAGGCCAACACCAACAAAGCCATCGACGTGGTGAAGATGGCGGCGGCTAAGGTCATGCAGGATAAGCCCCTTTTCTCGCAATCCTTTAAGGTGAATAAGAGGGTGCTCGTGATCGGCGGGGGCGTTGCCGGTATGCAGTCGGCCCTGGATTGCGCGGATGGAGGTCTGGACGTCCTGCTGGTAGAGAAAAGTCCGAGTGTTGGCGGTATGATGTCTCGCCTCGACAAGACCTTTCCCACCATTGACTGCTCTATCTGTATTCTCGGACCCAAAATGGTGGACGTGGCACAGCACGACAAGATCACGCTCCATGCCTATTCCGAGATAGACGATATAAAAGGCTATGTGGGCAATTACCAGATAAAGATCCGGAAAAAAGCGACCTACGTGGATTGGACAAAATGCACGGGCTGCGGCCTCTGTATGGAAAAGTGTCCCTCCAAGAACTCCTACGACCATTTCAATTTCGGGGTTGCCCCTACCAGGGCCATCAACATACCTTTCCCCCAGGCGATTCCCAAGAAGGCAAAGATAGACCCCGAGTACTGCCGCCAGTTCGTGAAGGGAAAATGCGGGGTCTGCGCCAAGGTATGCCCCACGGGCGCGATCAATTACGAGATGCAGGATGAGATCATCACGGAAGACGTGGGCGCCATCGTGGTTGCGTCGGGCTACGGCCTTATGGACGTGGCAAAGCTTCCCGAGTATGGCGGAGGGAGATATCCCGATGTCATCACGGGGATTCAATACGAGCGGCTTCTGAATGCATCGGGCCCCACGGAAGGGCATATCCTCAGACCCTCCGATAAAACGGAGCCCAAAACGATAGTCTTCGTCTCCTGCGCAGGATCAAGGGATAAATCATGCGGCGTACCTTACTGCTCCAACTTCTGCTGCATGTATATCGCGAAGCAGGCAATACTTACCAAAGACCATATCCCCGATTCCCAGTCCTTTGTCTTCTACATGGATATCCGGTCCCCGGGAAAAGGATACGATGAATTTACCCGCAGGGCCCAGGAAGATTACGGCGCGAAATACGTAAGGGGCAGGGTTTCCAGAATATATCCCAAAGGCAAGAAGATGGTAGTCATGGGCGCCGACACCCTTCTCGGTACGAAGGTAGAAGTGGAAGCCGACCTGGTAGTCCTCGCGAATGCCGTGACAGCCGCTCCAGGGGCTGCCCAGCTTGCGGAGAAGCTCCACATCTCCTACGATACCTTCGGATTTTACGTCGAGAGCCATCCGAAGCTGAGACCGGTCGAGACCAATACCGCGGGTGTATATCTTGCAGGCGCAGCACAGGGTCCTAAAGACATCCCCGCGTCAGTCGGGCAGGGGAGTGCGGCAGCGGCGAAAGTCCTCGCCCTTTTCTCCAAGGATATGCTCGAATCGGATCCGGCGGTTGCCAAGGTGAACGAAAATACCTGCGTCGGGTGTCTCAAGTGCAAGATGACCTGTCCCTTCGGCGCAGTGAAGGAAAAAGAGCTGAGAGGCGGGAAGATAGTCGCGAATGTAATCGAAACGGTATGCGCGGGATGCGGTGTATGCACCTCGACCTGTCCGTGCGGGGCGATTCAGTTGTCCCACTTCACCGATAATCAGTTGTTAGCGGAGGTTAATACCCTATGTCAGAAATAG
- a CDS encoding CoB--CoM heterodisulfide reductase iron-sulfur subunit B family protein, with protein sequence MADREYAYYSGCSLEGTAVEYDMSMREVFKALGLTLREPEDWSCCGSTPAHTVDHVFAAALAARNLSIIEKMGTQTVTVPCPSCLSAFKRAHLGMTGDESFKEKVNDLLDEPYNGGVNPKSTLQIMVEDIGLEAVGNKVTHALPDLVVAPYYGCILTRPPEIAQFDDPENPMSMDNILEAVGVRVSPFAFKLECCGAAFGVPKREMVNQLSSKVLSMAIDSGANCIAVACPLCQQNLDLRQSQVNSTMGTNFNIPILYFSQIVGLTYGLSPKALGLDKLIVSADHIVRSRITVQEMEQRKQAEIEKEKAAKAKPKKDEIKAEET encoded by the coding sequence ATGGCTGATAGAGAGTACGCATACTACTCGGGATGTTCTTTGGAAGGCACGGCAGTCGAATACGACATGTCCATGCGTGAGGTTTTCAAGGCCCTGGGTCTCACTTTACGGGAGCCGGAGGACTGGAGCTGCTGTGGCTCCACCCCTGCCCATACGGTCGATCATGTCTTCGCGGCGGCTCTGGCCGCACGTAATCTCTCAATAATCGAAAAAATGGGGACTCAGACTGTCACCGTTCCATGCCCCTCATGCCTGTCGGCATTTAAAAGGGCCCATCTCGGAATGACCGGCGACGAATCCTTCAAAGAGAAAGTGAATGACCTTCTCGATGAGCCGTACAACGGCGGCGTAAACCCGAAATCCACTCTCCAGATTATGGTCGAAGATATCGGGCTCGAGGCGGTGGGCAACAAAGTGACTCACGCCCTTCCCGACCTGGTGGTCGCACCTTATTATGGGTGCATTCTTACCCGCCCGCCCGAGATAGCTCAGTTCGATGACCCTGAGAACCCCATGTCAATGGATAATATTCTGGAGGCCGTGGGCGTTCGCGTAAGCCCCTTCGCCTTCAAGCTCGAGTGCTGCGGCGCGGCCTTCGGCGTCCCGAAAAGGGAGATGGTCAACCAGCTGTCCTCCAAGGTACTGAGTATGGCCATTGATTCCGGCGCCAACTGTATCGCCGTTGCCTGCCCCCTGTGCCAGCAGAACCTTGATCTGCGCCAGAGCCAGGTAAACAGCACTATGGGGACGAACTTCAACATCCCCATTCTTTATTTTTCTCAGATCGTGGGCCTTACCTACGGTCTGTCCCCCAAGGCATTGGGGCTCGACAAGCTGATCGTAAGTGCCGATCATATCGTGCGCTCGCGGATCACGGTCCAGGAGATGGAGCAGCGTAAACAGGCAGAGATAGAAAAGGAAAAGGCCGCCAAGGCCAAACCTAAGAAAGACGAAATAAAGGCAGAGGAGACCTGA
- a CDS encoding 4Fe-4S dicluster domain-containing protein — protein sequence MDALNLSTSIDWAFIDKVAEESGGTPSLCYQCGNCTAGCPYTHYFDYPVSQVMRLLQMGQKETILSSKAIWLCATCETCTTRCPCEIDVAKIMDTLRIIARRENKISEKDVKLFYDSFLESMKAHGRLFEMGTLMAYNLKSGHFLADAELGPKVMQKGKVSLFPKNIVGKDKVAKIFTRFQEKAKKHG from the coding sequence ATGGATGCGTTGAATTTGTCAACGAGTATAGATTGGGCTTTCATTGATAAGGTAGCTGAGGAGAGCGGTGGGACACCTTCTCTGTGCTACCAGTGTGGCAACTGTACGGCCGGATGTCCCTACACCCACTATTTTGATTATCCTGTAAGCCAGGTCATGCGCCTCCTTCAGATGGGTCAGAAAGAGACCATACTTTCGTCGAAGGCAATATGGCTGTGCGCTACGTGCGAGACCTGCACCACCCGGTGTCCGTGCGAGATAGACGTGGCAAAGATTATGGATACCCTGAGAATCATCGCCAGACGGGAGAACAAAATATCGGAGAAAGACGTGAAGCTCTTCTACGATTCCTTCCTTGAATCGATGAAAGCCCACGGAAGGCTCTTCGAGATGGGGACGCTTATGGCCTATAACCTCAAATCAGGCCATTTTCTCGCAGATGCCGAGCTGGGTCCTAAAGTGATGCAGAAAGGTAAAGTCAGTCTCTTTCCCAAGAACATCGTGGGAAAAGACAAAGTCGCAAAAATTTTCACACGATTCCAGGAGAAGGCAAAAAAACATGGCTGA